A section of the Agromyces aurantiacus genome encodes:
- a CDS encoding MFS transporter, with product MRLFKIRDYRHLFSAQVIALFGTGLTTVALGLLAYDLAGPQAGQVLGTALTIKMVLYVIIAPIAAAYIDRLPRRVFLVTLDALRAIVVLALPFITEVWHVYVLIGLLQASSAAFTPTFQAVIPDIVTDKADYTRALSASQVAYTMESLLSPVLAAIALSFMSFSWLFLGTSLGFILSTLLVLSTRIPNAGRGTRSGAWDRATSGIRTFLRTPKLRGVIALNLVVAAAGSIVIVNTVTYVRDELGGSQSAVAWMLAASGTGSLIAALTLPRVLDRIAERTVMLTGAAVLSVATITAAALTAAGIITWAGTAILWLLIGSGMAMIVTPTGRILRGSVEPTRLPQVFAAQFSLSHLAWLLTYPIAGWLGTAMGLTITWSALAILAVAGAVAARSLWTRNGARGPAQAPATSLRARGPLGSVEHA from the coding sequence ATGCGACTGTTCAAGATCCGCGACTACCGCCACCTCTTCAGCGCGCAGGTGATCGCACTGTTCGGCACCGGGCTGACGACCGTCGCCCTCGGCCTGCTGGCCTATGATCTCGCCGGACCCCAGGCCGGTCAGGTGCTCGGCACGGCGCTGACGATCAAGATGGTCCTCTATGTGATCATCGCCCCGATCGCAGCGGCATACATCGACCGGCTTCCCCGGCGGGTGTTCCTCGTCACGCTGGACGCCCTGCGCGCCATCGTCGTCCTCGCGCTTCCGTTCATCACCGAGGTCTGGCACGTGTACGTCCTGATCGGCCTCCTCCAGGCCTCCTCCGCGGCGTTCACCCCGACGTTCCAAGCGGTGATCCCCGACATCGTGACCGACAAGGCCGACTACACGCGGGCCCTGTCCGCCTCGCAGGTCGCCTACACGATGGAGAGCCTGCTCAGCCCGGTGCTGGCCGCCATCGCGCTCAGCTTCATGAGCTTCAGCTGGCTGTTCCTCGGCACGTCGCTCGGCTTCATCCTCTCCACCCTGCTCGTCCTCTCGACCCGCATCCCGAACGCCGGCCGAGGCACGCGCTCCGGCGCCTGGGACCGTGCCACCTCGGGGATCAGGACATTCCTGCGCACACCGAAGCTCCGCGGCGTGATCGCCCTCAACCTGGTCGTCGCGGCCGCCGGCTCGATCGTGATCGTCAACACGGTCACCTACGTGCGCGACGAACTCGGCGGCTCGCAATCGGCCGTCGCCTGGATGCTCGCCGCGTCCGGCACGGGCTCACTGATCGCAGCCCTCACCCTCCCCCGCGTGCTGGACCGGATCGCCGAACGCACGGTCATGCTGACCGGCGCCGCAGTGCTGTCGGTCGCCACGATCACGGCCGCCGCGCTCACCGCCGCCGGGATCATCACGTGGGCCGGCACCGCCATCCTCTGGCTCCTGATCGGATCGGGCATGGCCATGATCGTCACGCCCACGGGACGGATCCTTCGCGGATCAGTGGAACCCACGAGGCTGCCCCAGGTCTTCGCCGCGCAGTTCTCGCTGTCGCACCTGGCCTGGCTCCTGACGTACCCGATCGCGGGATGGCTCGGTACGGCCATGGGGCTTACGATCACCTGGTCCGCGCTCGCCATCCTGGCGGTGGCCGGAGCAGTCGCCGCCCGCTCGCTCTGGACCCGGAACGGAGCGCGCGGACCGGCTCAGGCACCGGCGACCTCGCTCCGGGCTCGCGGCCCGCTGGGCTCGGTCGAGCACGCCTGA
- a CDS encoding RidA family protein, with translation MAKEIISTPDAPTSPFYSQGVRVGAHVYVSGTVGVDVRSGVLAGDTIQEQTRQALANCEAILKAGGATLDDVVEVGVLLTRPEDFPGLNEEYARWFPSAPPTRYVAKLGVEFPGILVSIRMTAVTG, from the coding sequence ATGGCCAAGGAGATCATCAGCACCCCGGATGCACCGACGTCGCCGTTCTACAGCCAGGGCGTGCGAGTCGGGGCGCACGTCTACGTCTCGGGCACGGTGGGCGTCGACGTGAGAAGCGGGGTGCTCGCGGGTGACACCATCCAGGAGCAGACCCGGCAGGCGCTCGCGAACTGCGAGGCGATCCTGAAGGCGGGCGGGGCGACGCTCGACGACGTCGTCGAGGTCGGCGTGCTGCTCACCCGCCCCGAGGACTTCCCCGGCCTCAACGAAGAGTACGCACGCTGGTTCCCGTCGGCTCCGCCGACGCGGTACGTCGCGAAGCTCGGCGTCGAATTCCCCGGCATCCTCGTCTCCATCCGGATGACCGCCGTCACCGGCTAG
- a CDS encoding adenosine deaminase translates to MTDRLRVARPPVAELHVHLEGTLEPAFIIETAGENGIDLPWRSLEHLEAQYDFTDLQSFLDLLYVNLEVLRDADDFAAVTHRYLARASAAGVRHAEIFFDIQAHTRRGIPAETVIGGIRSALDRGLTDHGMTTKLIMSFWRDLPPGDAMDALAHVLDAGLPIDGIGLDSAEVGYPPSLFVEVYRMARDAGLHVVAHAGEEGPAEYVREALDLLHVERVDHGIRSLEDPDLVERLVRDRVPLTVCPLSNVRLRTVDTMADHPLPRMLELGLLVSVNSDDPAYFGGYLDANFDAVVTQFGLDAGAVEQLARNSVDSAFLDPVGRARLHGEIDAWKRDRSE, encoded by the coding sequence ATGACCGATCGTCTACGCGTCGCGAGACCCCCGGTCGCGGAACTCCACGTCCACCTCGAGGGAACCCTCGAGCCCGCGTTCATCATCGAGACTGCGGGGGAGAACGGCATCGACCTCCCGTGGCGGTCGCTCGAGCACCTCGAGGCGCAGTACGACTTCACCGATCTCCAGTCGTTCCTCGACCTGCTCTACGTGAACCTCGAGGTCCTGCGCGACGCGGACGACTTCGCAGCGGTCACCCATCGCTACCTCGCTCGCGCCTCGGCCGCGGGCGTGCGGCACGCCGAGATCTTCTTCGACATCCAGGCGCACACGCGACGCGGCATCCCGGCCGAGACAGTGATCGGCGGCATCCGCAGCGCACTGGACCGAGGCCTCACCGACCACGGGATGACGACGAAGCTCATCATGTCGTTCTGGCGCGACCTCCCGCCGGGGGATGCGATGGATGCCCTCGCCCACGTGCTCGACGCCGGCCTGCCGATCGACGGCATCGGCTTGGACTCGGCGGAGGTCGGCTACCCGCCGTCGCTCTTCGTCGAGGTCTACCGGATGGCTCGCGACGCGGGGCTCCACGTCGTGGCGCACGCCGGCGAGGAGGGCCCGGCCGAGTACGTCCGGGAGGCGCTCGACCTGCTGCACGTCGAACGCGTCGACCACGGCATCCGGAGCCTGGAGGACCCCGACCTCGTCGAGCGCCTGGTCCGCGATCGCGTTCCGCTCACCGTCTGCCCGCTGTCGAACGTGCGACTGCGCACGGTCGACACGATGGCCGACCATCCGCTGCCCCGGATGCTCGAGCTCGGCCTCCTCGTGAGCGTGAACTCCGACGACCCGGCGTACTTCGGCGGCTACCTCGACGCGAACTTCGACGCCGTCGTCACGCAGTTCGGCCTGGATGCCGGAGCGGTCGAGCAGTTGGCGAGGAACTCCGTCGATTCCGCCTTCCTCGATCCGGTCGGACGGGCGCGACTCCACGGCGAGATCGACGCGTGGAAGCGCGATCGATCGGAATGA
- a CDS encoding Type 1 glutamine amidotransferase-like domain-containing protein yields MKLLLTSAGVGNPTIRAALVDLLGKPIEECSALCIPTAAYGHGSSEGAWRFISGRSPLHMVDQGWKSLGVLELTALPSIERELWVPVLEQADVLLAGGGDSLYLAHWMRESGFVDLLPTLSNTVWVGLSAGSMALTPRIGEYFVEWQPPGGGNEALGVVDFSIFPHLDHPNLPQNTLAHAERWAATLPNAAYAIDDDTAIVVAAGAVRVVSEGSWTHFPLPVASG; encoded by the coding sequence ATGAAGCTCCTGCTCACCTCTGCCGGCGTCGGCAATCCGACGATCCGCGCTGCACTGGTCGACCTGCTGGGCAAGCCCATCGAGGAGTGCAGCGCCCTGTGCATCCCCACGGCCGCGTACGGCCACGGTTCGAGCGAGGGAGCATGGCGCTTCATCAGCGGGCGTTCCCCGTTGCACATGGTCGACCAGGGGTGGAAGTCCCTGGGCGTCCTGGAACTCACCGCCCTGCCGAGCATCGAGCGGGAGCTCTGGGTCCCGGTCCTGGAGCAGGCCGACGTCCTGCTGGCCGGCGGAGGTGACTCCCTGTACCTGGCGCACTGGATGCGCGAGTCCGGGTTCGTCGACCTGCTCCCCACCCTGTCGAATACCGTCTGGGTGGGCCTGAGCGCCGGGAGCATGGCGCTCACGCCCCGGATCGGCGAGTACTTCGTCGAGTGGCAGCCGCCCGGCGGCGGAAACGAGGCCCTGGGCGTCGTCGACTTCTCGATCTTCCCGCACCTGGACCATCCGAACCTCCCGCAGAACACCCTCGCCCACGCGGAACGATGGGCCGCCACCCTGCCGAACGCGGCATACGCCATCGACGACGACACGGCCATCGTGGTCGCCGCCGGCGCGGTCCGAGTCGTGTCAGAGGGATCCTGGACGCACTTCCCCCTCCCGGTGGCATCCGGATGA
- a CDS encoding MFS transporter: MNPSYPHLARPSRLALLLLAATQFVLVLDSAIVNVALPSMQADLDFTAGGVTWVVNAYALLFGGLLLFGGRLADVAGARRVFVAGLLVFVVASVVGALAPTAGALVAARAAQGLGAALTAPAAMALVMTIFAPGPRRNRALGLMGAAAGLGGASGAILGGLLTEAWGWPAILWINMPIGILIVVGALVRLPATPLRAARPALDLGGAITATGGLVAVVFGLIGVSEDGWLSIRVLLPLLAGVLLLTAFAMLERRAADPLLPPSLLAVRGLRGANLAVLLSAMAMMPMWFLLTVYLQAIRGAGPVVAGLGVLPTVAMLVLFNALAPRIIGRFGVRMPLAVGLLVAAVGLAWTSILDPQSSFLADLVLPQLVTGIGFGLAFVAGTVAATSRVPVERAGIAGGVYTTSQQVGGAIGLAVLAAVATGTGADQAAVLTSDLSAAFRVAAGFAAAAAVASWLLVPRADRGGSRSGAARSADQDVDLADLSSARP, from the coding sequence ATGAACCCGTCGTATCCGCACCTCGCGCGCCCGTCGCGCCTCGCGCTGCTCCTGCTCGCCGCGACCCAGTTCGTCCTCGTCCTGGACTCGGCCATCGTGAACGTCGCCCTGCCCTCGATGCAGGCCGATCTCGACTTCACGGCGGGCGGCGTCACGTGGGTCGTCAACGCCTACGCGCTGCTCTTCGGGGGCCTCCTGCTCTTCGGCGGTCGCCTTGCCGACGTCGCCGGTGCGCGGCGCGTGTTCGTCGCGGGGCTGCTGGTCTTCGTCGTCGCCTCCGTCGTCGGCGCGCTCGCGCCGACCGCCGGCGCCCTCGTCGCCGCGAGGGCGGCCCAGGGGCTCGGTGCGGCCCTCACCGCGCCCGCGGCGATGGCCCTCGTCATGACGATCTTCGCGCCGGGGCCGCGGCGCAACCGGGCGCTCGGCCTGATGGGCGCGGCCGCCGGGCTCGGCGGCGCATCCGGGGCGATCCTCGGCGGCCTGCTCACCGAAGCCTGGGGGTGGCCCGCGATCCTCTGGATCAACATGCCGATCGGCATCCTCATCGTCGTGGGCGCGCTCGTGCGCCTGCCGGCGACCCCGCTCCGTGCCGCGCGGCCCGCCCTCGACCTCGGCGGGGCGATCACCGCGACCGGGGGACTGGTCGCCGTCGTGTTCGGCCTGATCGGCGTCTCGGAGGACGGATGGCTCTCGATCAGGGTGCTGCTCCCGCTCCTGGCCGGAGTGCTCCTGCTGACGGCGTTCGCGATGCTCGAGCGGCGCGCGGCCGACCCGCTCCTCCCGCCGTCGCTGCTCGCCGTGCGCGGCCTGCGCGGCGCCAACCTCGCCGTGCTGCTGAGCGCCATGGCCATGATGCCGATGTGGTTCCTGCTCACCGTCTACCTGCAGGCGATTCGCGGCGCCGGACCGGTGGTCGCGGGCCTCGGCGTCCTGCCCACCGTGGCGATGCTCGTCCTCTTCAATGCCCTCGCCCCGCGCATCATCGGGCGGTTCGGGGTGCGGATGCCGCTGGCCGTCGGCCTGCTCGTCGCGGCCGTCGGGCTGGCGTGGACTTCCATCCTCGACCCGCAGTCGTCCTTCCTCGCCGACCTCGTGCTGCCGCAGCTGGTCACCGGCATCGGATTCGGCCTCGCCTTCGTCGCCGGCACCGTGGCCGCCACGAGCCGGGTGCCCGTCGAGCGGGCGGGGATCGCCGGAGGCGTCTACACCACCTCGCAGCAGGTCGGCGGCGCCATCGGCCTGGCGGTGCTCGCCGCCGTCGCGACGGGTACCGGCGCCGACCAGGCGGCGGTGCTCACCTCCGACCTGTCCGCGGCCTTCCGGGTCGCAGCCGGCTTCGCTGCCGCGGCGGCCGTCGCCTCCTGGCTTCTCGTGCCTCGGGCCGACCGCGGCGGTTCCCGCTCGGGCGCCGCTCGGAGCGCGGATCAGGACGTCGATCTCGCCGACCTCTCATCCGCTCGTCCGTGA
- a CDS encoding TetR/AcrR family transcriptional regulator has protein sequence MDPQNARSRRTRAALLEAAREIVEGQGLEALTMGAVGDRAGVTRRTVYLRFESRTALVTALFEHVNEAEELAESLRPVHDASDAAAALAAWAAHVARFHPRIARVARAVQAMRDADADAAEHWRLVQADWYRICRELAERTRDEGVLADGWTVERMADMLQALMSFDILDTLVGLHGWSADACAAQLGRLAHSTFLRPGTPITAQAGAGTTERRGAGRPSARNSQPAPR, from the coding sequence ATGGATCCGCAGAACGCCCGGAGCCGGCGCACGCGCGCCGCGCTCCTCGAGGCCGCGCGCGAGATCGTCGAAGGGCAGGGCCTCGAGGCCCTCACGATGGGGGCGGTGGGCGACCGGGCCGGCGTCACCCGGCGCACGGTCTACCTCCGCTTCGAGTCGCGCACCGCCCTGGTCACCGCGCTCTTCGAACACGTCAACGAGGCCGAGGAGCTGGCCGAGTCGCTGCGCCCCGTGCACGACGCATCCGATGCCGCGGCCGCCCTTGCCGCCTGGGCCGCGCATGTCGCCCGCTTCCACCCCCGGATCGCGCGCGTCGCCCGCGCCGTCCAGGCCATGCGCGACGCCGACGCGGATGCCGCCGAGCACTGGAGGCTCGTCCAGGCGGACTGGTACCGCATCTGCCGCGAGCTCGCCGAACGCACGCGCGACGAGGGCGTGCTCGCCGACGGCTGGACCGTCGAGCGCATGGCCGACATGCTGCAGGCGTTGATGTCCTTCGACATCCTGGACACCCTGGTCGGACTCCACGGCTGGTCGGCCGATGCCTGCGCGGCGCAGCTGGGGCGACTGGCGCACTCGACCTTCCTGCGCCCCGGCACGCCGATCACCGCTCAGGCGGGCGCCGGCACCACCGAACGGCGGGGTGCCGGACGGCCGAGCGCTCGGAACTCCCAGCCGGCGCCGCGATAG
- a CDS encoding UDP-glucose dehydrogenase family protein: MGTTRHPESTSHPIAERPRITVVGVGYLGATHAVCMAALGFDVLGVDVDERKVAELAAGRVPFFEPGLQAKLSEMLATGRLAFTTEFDEAARFGDVHFVCVGTPQAGDSDAADLAFVDQAFEALASRIDRRALLVGKSTVPIGTAERLTRMVRERSPIGDRLELAWNPEFLREGFAVEDTLHPDRLVFGVASEWAERQLRAVYAPILAQGTPLVVADLPTAELVKVAANSFLATKISYINAMAEVCEATGADVDLLAAALSHDARIGGRFLKPGLGFGGGCLPKDIRAFAHRAEELGVGEAVAFLHQVDDINTRRRLRMVDLVRELAGGDLDGARIAALGAAFKPDSDDVRDAPALDVARMLSLEGAHVVVYDPEANANAHRAYPDLDYVDSLAEAVTDADVVALLTEWREFGEADPEALGELVGRRRIVDGRHALDADAYRGAGWEFRALGRPAPRRSVVPAPA, encoded by the coding sequence ATGGGCACCACCCGACACCCCGAGTCCACGAGCCATCCCATCGCCGAGCGCCCGAGGATCACGGTCGTCGGCGTCGGCTACCTCGGCGCGACCCACGCCGTCTGCATGGCCGCGCTCGGCTTCGACGTGCTCGGCGTCGACGTCGACGAGCGGAAGGTCGCCGAGCTCGCCGCCGGCCGCGTGCCGTTCTTCGAGCCCGGTCTGCAGGCGAAGCTCTCCGAGATGCTGGCGACCGGACGGCTCGCGTTCACGACCGAGTTCGACGAGGCCGCGCGCTTCGGCGACGTCCACTTCGTCTGCGTCGGCACGCCGCAGGCCGGCGACTCGGATGCCGCCGACCTCGCCTTCGTCGACCAGGCGTTCGAGGCGCTGGCGTCGCGCATCGACCGACGGGCCCTGCTCGTCGGCAAGTCGACCGTCCCCATCGGCACCGCCGAGCGCCTGACGCGGATGGTGCGCGAGCGCTCGCCCATCGGGGACCGGCTCGAACTGGCCTGGAACCCCGAGTTCCTGCGTGAGGGCTTCGCGGTCGAGGACACGCTGCACCCCGACCGGCTCGTGTTCGGGGTCGCCTCGGAGTGGGCGGAGCGCCAGCTGCGCGCCGTGTACGCGCCGATCCTCGCGCAGGGCACGCCGCTCGTGGTGGCCGATCTGCCCACCGCGGAGCTCGTCAAGGTCGCCGCGAACTCCTTCCTCGCGACCAAGATCTCGTACATCAACGCGATGGCCGAGGTGTGCGAGGCCACCGGCGCCGATGTCGACCTGCTCGCCGCCGCGCTGTCGCACGACGCCCGCATCGGCGGCCGCTTCCTCAAGCCGGGGCTCGGGTTCGGCGGCGGGTGCCTCCCGAAGGACATCCGCGCGTTCGCCCACCGCGCGGAGGAGCTGGGCGTGGGCGAGGCCGTCGCCTTCCTGCACCAGGTCGACGACATCAACACGCGCCGGCGGCTGCGGATGGTCGACCTGGTCCGCGAGCTCGCCGGAGGCGACCTCGACGGTGCGCGCATCGCGGCCCTCGGCGCCGCGTTCAAGCCGGACTCGGACGACGTGCGCGACGCCCCGGCGCTCGACGTGGCGCGCATGCTCTCGCTCGAGGGGGCGCACGTCGTCGTGTACGACCCCGAGGCGAACGCGAACGCGCACCGCGCGTACCCCGACCTCGACTACGTCGATTCGCTCGCGGAGGCCGTGACCGATGCCGACGTCGTGGCGCTCCTGACCGAGTGGCGCGAATTCGGCGAGGCCGATCCGGAGGCGCTCGGGGAGCTCGTCGGCCGCCGCCGCATCGTCGACGGTCGCCACGCGCTCGACGCGGATGCCTATCGCGGCGCCGGCTGGGAGTTCCGAGCGCTCGGCCGTCCGGCACCCCGCCGTTCGGTGGTGCCGGCGCCCGCCTGA
- a CDS encoding right-handed parallel beta-helix repeat-containing protein, whose protein sequence is MTNHAGSNLAEQHTAAAPGRGALVAIVVAVLAVIVAGAAAIGWAARQDATSGGSGESGGSAGSGSSGASDAPTGEADGPDCTEATVDVTDADELRAALDAARPGDVIAMAPGRYDGRFTMTAAGKPDAPITLCGSRDAILDGGGTDDGYVVHLDGASHWVLQGFTVRNGQKGVMADATTDTVIRDLDVSHIGDEAIHLRAGSTDNQVLHNTISDTGLRKPKFGEGIYIGTAESNWCDISDCEPDASDRNLIEGNAISNTTSESVDLKEGTSDGVLRDNTFDGAGMVEADSWVDVKGNGWLIEGNTGTTSPADGFQTHEILDGWGTGNVFRSNTADLGADGLGFSLKPERDNVVTCDNTVSGSGAELSNVECRDE, encoded by the coding sequence ATGACGAACCACGCAGGCAGCAACCTTGCGGAGCAGCACACGGCGGCCGCTCCCGGTCGCGGCGCCCTCGTCGCCATCGTCGTCGCCGTGCTCGCGGTGATCGTCGCCGGTGCGGCCGCGATCGGCTGGGCGGCGAGGCAGGATGCAACCTCCGGCGGCTCAGGGGAGAGCGGCGGCTCGGCCGGCAGCGGCTCGAGCGGCGCGAGCGACGCGCCGACCGGGGAGGCGGACGGCCCCGATTGCACCGAGGCGACCGTCGACGTCACCGACGCCGACGAGCTCCGGGCCGCGCTCGATGCGGCGCGACCGGGCGACGTGATCGCGATGGCACCCGGGCGGTACGACGGTCGGTTCACCATGACCGCCGCTGGGAAGCCCGACGCCCCGATCACGCTGTGCGGGTCGCGAGACGCCATCCTCGACGGCGGCGGCACCGACGACGGCTACGTCGTCCACCTCGACGGCGCCAGCCACTGGGTGCTGCAGGGCTTCACCGTGCGCAACGGCCAGAAGGGCGTGATGGCGGATGCTACGACCGACACCGTCATCCGCGACCTCGACGTCTCGCACATCGGCGACGAGGCCATCCACCTCCGCGCCGGCAGCACCGACAACCAGGTGCTGCACAACACGATCAGCGACACCGGACTGCGGAAGCCGAAGTTCGGCGAGGGCATCTACATCGGCACCGCCGAATCGAACTGGTGCGACATCAGCGACTGCGAGCCCGACGCGAGCGACCGCAACCTGATCGAGGGCAACGCCATCTCGAACACGACCTCCGAGAGCGTCGACCTCAAGGAGGGCACGTCCGACGGCGTGCTGCGCGACAACACGTTCGACGGCGCCGGGATGGTCGAGGCCGACTCGTGGGTCGACGTCAAGGGCAACGGCTGGCTGATCGAGGGCAACACCGGCACCACCTCGCCGGCCGACGGCTTCCAGACCCACGAGATCCTCGACGGCTGGGGAACCGGCAACGTCTTCCGCAGCAACACCGCCGACCTCGGCGCCGACGGCCTCGGCTTCTCGTTGAAGCCCGAGCGCGACAACGTCGTGACCTGCGACAACACCGTCTCCGGCTCAGGCGCCGAGCTGAGCAATGTCGAGTGCCGCGACGAATGA
- a CDS encoding right-handed parallel beta-helix repeat-containing protein has protein sequence MTTLRRLLATIALGVLIVAGALGAGILFGKPAATDEVGGYGVASDDSVQGRPYRGDAEREAALVSAERGRLDLVREVSATAPSRMTWLTGPYRVPTTPAATLVLPPREDPYTLAELEEAAPDSVATQADGSILVQENVVALAGATLDLSTGGDALRLRSGADGFVSIITLGGGLIAHGADQAPLAITSFDPASGGTDADTSDGRAYLRVIGGTVDLQHAALEDLGFWSGETGGLALTGTDVPAQPETGDAGTESGVTPTLSASELAALTDGVARPGGTVSGTISDVTATGNAFGLFASWTTKLAVSGLRVHGSLVDGIVLNRSVTATTIESSESTGNAVDGIVVERSSSGITMTGVTASHNGRNGLSIDARPMALGPSATGSPAVEYGDVHLDGGTVAGNAGYGLRIDGGEGITVTGTDVTGGVVGIALDDGASGVEVAGNRLAGQSRQALSINGGVEGRVHDNRISGVDTGVRIHDASAVVADNEFTDITNHAVTLVGTATGVRVTGNTVAGDGAKPFSDRASGGYFARNDVDAWEQRVTATSVVRTIAQPLTIVWVALGVLLLFTAVAGFRHHHGRAEREAERRPLTELSPGIVTAEELRGKA, from the coding sequence ATGACCACGCTCCGCAGGCTCCTGGCCACCATCGCGCTCGGCGTGCTCATCGTCGCCGGCGCCCTCGGCGCAGGCATCCTCTTCGGCAAGCCGGCCGCCACCGACGAGGTGGGCGGATACGGCGTCGCCTCCGACGACTCGGTCCAGGGGCGTCCGTACCGCGGTGACGCCGAGCGGGAGGCGGCACTCGTGAGCGCCGAACGCGGTCGCCTCGATCTCGTGCGCGAGGTGTCGGCGACCGCGCCGTCGAGGATGACCTGGCTCACCGGGCCGTACCGCGTTCCCACGACGCCCGCAGCCACGCTCGTGCTCCCGCCCCGGGAGGATCCGTACACCCTCGCCGAACTCGAGGAGGCGGCGCCCGACAGCGTCGCCACCCAGGCGGACGGGTCCATCCTGGTCCAGGAGAACGTCGTCGCGCTGGCCGGCGCCACGCTCGACCTGAGCACGGGCGGTGATGCCCTCCGGCTGCGCAGCGGTGCCGACGGGTTCGTTTCCATCATCACGCTCGGCGGCGGCCTCATCGCCCACGGCGCCGATCAGGCGCCGCTCGCGATCACCAGCTTCGACCCTGCTTCGGGCGGGACGGATGCCGACACCTCCGACGGTCGCGCCTACCTCCGCGTCATCGGGGGCACCGTGGATCTCCAGCACGCGGCGCTCGAGGACCTCGGCTTCTGGAGCGGCGAGACCGGCGGTCTCGCCCTCACAGGCACCGACGTGCCCGCCCAGCCCGAGACGGGCGACGCGGGCACCGAGTCGGGCGTGACGCCGACCCTCTCGGCATCGGAGCTCGCCGCGCTGACCGACGGCGTCGCCCGCCCCGGCGGCACGGTGAGCGGAACCATCAGCGACGTCACGGCGACGGGCAACGCGTTCGGCCTGTTCGCGTCGTGGACCACGAAGCTCGCCGTCAGCGGCCTCAGGGTGCACGGCAGCCTCGTGGACGGCATCGTGCTGAACCGCTCGGTGACGGCCACCACCATCGAGTCCTCCGAGTCCACCGGCAACGCCGTGGACGGCATCGTCGTCGAGCGATCGAGCTCGGGCATCACCATGACCGGGGTCACCGCCTCGCACAACGGCCGGAACGGCCTCTCGATCGATGCGCGCCCGATGGCGCTCGGCCCGAGCGCGACGGGCTCGCCGGCGGTCGAGTACGGCGACGTGCACCTCGACGGCGGCACCGTGGCCGGCAACGCGGGATACGGCCTGCGCATCGACGGCGGCGAGGGCATCACGGTGACCGGAACCGACGTCACCGGCGGCGTGGTCGGCATCGCGCTCGACGACGGCGCCTCCGGCGTGGAGGTCGCGGGCAACCGGCTGGCGGGGCAGAGCCGGCAGGCCCTGTCCATCAACGGTGGTGTCGAGGGCCGGGTGCACGACAACCGGATCTCCGGTGTCGACACCGGCGTGCGCATCCACGACGCGTCGGCCGTCGTCGCCGACAACGAGTTCACCGACATCACGAACCATGCCGTGACGCTGGTCGGCACCGCGACCGGCGTGCGGGTGACGGGCAACACCGTCGCGGGCGACGGCGCCAAGCCGTTCTCCGACCGTGCGTCGGGCGGGTACTTCGCGCGCAACGACGTCGACGCCTGGGAGCAGCGCGTCACGGCCACCTCGGTGGTGCGCACCATCGCGCAGCCCCTGACCATCGTCTGGGTGGCACTCGGGGTCCTGCTGCTGTTCACCGCCGTCGCCGGATTCCGGCATCACCACGGTCGGGCCGAGCGCGAGGCCGAGCGTCGACCGCTCACCGAGCTCTCGCCCGGCATCGTGACCGCCGAGGAACTGAGAGGGAAGGCATGA